The proteins below come from a single Elusimicrobiaceae bacterium genomic window:
- a CDS encoding glycosyltransferase translates to MKYVVYVGHHKTFSGLRLGVRLAQNLAWNGNDVILAGPKGKLPDYTGLKTIEFAPTATTKKMAEMLKKEETEKVLSIAALPICEAAILNKVPFVYCEPENFKEEKAVKNKKTILKKAKKVVVLAQTEKPLDKKIYGSNAVRVINPAVWVEHLNHSRPSCFKKENNILASGKLTKTGGFDVLIKAWARLSVGHPSWHLTIVGDGPSKTSLKKFIEKNNLSAGTEIIAAGSDLYSLMRSADIYVNPAREAEDVNELLDAMASKLPVISTQVAGADVLIKDARNGLLVQAKEDEMAAALDLLMIDWGKRVSLAVEASRLKERYPFEAFMAFFEQD, encoded by the coding sequence ATGAAGTATGTGGTATATGTTGGACATCATAAAACTTTTTCGGGACTTCGGTTAGGGGTTCGTTTGGCCCAAAATTTGGCTTGGAACGGAAACGACGTGATTTTGGCCGGTCCTAAGGGGAAATTGCCTGATTATACAGGGCTGAAAACAATTGAATTTGCCCCTACCGCCACCACTAAAAAAATGGCGGAAATGCTGAAAAAAGAAGAAACGGAAAAAGTGCTTTCAATAGCTGCTTTACCTATTTGCGAAGCGGCTATATTAAACAAAGTGCCTTTTGTATATTGTGAGCCGGAAAACTTTAAAGAAGAAAAAGCCGTAAAGAATAAAAAAACTATTTTGAAGAAAGCCAAAAAGGTGGTTGTGTTAGCACAAACGGAAAAACCGTTGGATAAAAAAATCTACGGTTCCAATGCCGTACGTGTCATCAATCCTGCCGTTTGGGTGGAACACTTAAATCATAGCAGACCGTCCTGTTTTAAGAAAGAAAACAACATCTTGGCTTCCGGTAAATTGACCAAAACGGGCGGTTTTGATGTGTTGATAAAAGCCTGGGCGCGTTTATCGGTGGGGCACCCCTCTTGGCATTTAACAATTGTCGGCGACGGCCCGAGCAAAACCTCTCTCAAAAAATTTATTGAAAAAAATAATCTCTCTGCCGGTACGGAAATTATTGCCGCCGGAAGTGACTTGTATAGTCTTATGCGCAGTGCCGATATTTATGTAAATCCGGCTCGCGAAGCGGAAGATGTGAACGAACTTTTAGATGCGATGGCCAGCAAATTGCCGGTTATTTCTACCCAAGTTGCAGGGGCGGATGTCTTGATAAAAGATGCAAGAAACGGTTTGTTGGTGCAGGCAAAAGAAGACGAAATGGCCGCTGCTTTAGATCTTTTGATGATTGATTGGGGAAAAAGGGTTTCTCTGGCAGTGGAGGCTTCCCGTTTGAAAGAGCGGTATCCGTTTGAAGCCTTTATGGCCTTTTTTGAACAAGATTAA
- the gatB gene encoding Asp-tRNA(Asn)/Glu-tRNA(Gln) amidotransferase subunit GatB, with amino-acid sequence MTTQFEPVIGLEIHVQLASKTKMFCSCPNGMDESSGPNSEICPRCSGQPGTLPVINLGAVRLGVRAGLALSCQINEISSFERKHYFYPDLPKGYQITQNLHPINGRGEIEITFGPKENLQKKKIGIHHAHLEEDAAKSSHCADYSLVDYNRSGCPLLEIVSMPDLRSADEAYAYLTEIKRLMQWVDASNCDMEKGELRVDVNVSLRPVGQETFGTRTEIKNLNSFKAVRDAINFEINRQTEVLNKGEKVVQQTLLWDKENNITKPMRSKEDALDYRYFPEPDLPALILPKERLETLRAEMPELPASKEAKFVGLGLSAYDAGVLTISRSISEYFESVLQAGVPAKAAANWITTDLMGLLNADKKDIAQSPVAAENLAELIGLVESGKISRNQAKTVFEQMYKTKEKASVLVEKLGLSQVSDEGQLFAWAQEAINESPKAVADFKKGNRAAVGALVGAVMRKSKGKANPKRMNEILVELLSK; translated from the coding sequence GTGACTACACAATTTGAACCCGTTATCGGACTTGAAATACACGTACAACTGGCAAGCAAAACTAAAATGTTTTGTTCTTGTCCCAACGGCATGGACGAAAGTTCCGGCCCGAATAGTGAAATTTGCCCCCGCTGCAGCGGTCAGCCCGGCACTTTGCCCGTTATCAATTTAGGAGCGGTGCGTTTGGGGGTGAGGGCAGGTTTGGCCTTGAGTTGCCAAATCAATGAAATTTCTTCTTTTGAGCGCAAGCATTATTTTTATCCGGATTTGCCCAAAGGATATCAAATTACCCAAAATCTTCACCCCATCAACGGACGGGGAGAAATAGAAATTACCTTCGGTCCTAAAGAAAATTTGCAGAAAAAGAAAATTGGCATCCATCATGCCCATTTGGAAGAAGACGCTGCCAAATCTTCTCACTGTGCCGACTATTCTTTGGTAGATTACAATCGTTCCGGTTGTCCGTTGTTGGAAATTGTATCCATGCCGGATTTGCGCTCAGCCGATGAAGCTTATGCTTATTTGACGGAGATTAAACGTTTGATGCAGTGGGTGGATGCTTCTAACTGTGATATGGAAAAAGGCGAACTGCGCGTAGATGTAAACGTTTCTTTGCGTCCTGTAGGGCAAGAGACTTTCGGCACTCGTACCGAAATCAAAAACTTAAATTCCTTTAAAGCAGTTCGCGATGCGATTAACTTTGAAATCAATCGCCAAACAGAAGTATTGAATAAAGGTGAAAAAGTGGTGCAACAGACGTTGCTATGGGATAAGGAAAATAATATTACCAAACCTATGCGTTCTAAAGAAGATGCATTAGACTATCGTTATTTTCCGGAACCGGACCTGCCTGCTTTGATCCTGCCGAAAGAACGCTTGGAAACGTTGCGTGCGGAAATGCCTGAGTTGCCCGCCTCCAAAGAGGCCAAATTTGTCGGGTTAGGATTATCTGCTTACGATGCAGGCGTATTAACTATTAGCCGTTCTATTTCAGAATATTTTGAATCGGTACTGCAAGCCGGTGTTCCGGCAAAAGCCGCCGCCAATTGGATTACTACTGACTTGATGGGGCTTTTAAATGCCGATAAAAAAGATATTGCTCAAAGTCCTGTAGCAGCGGAAAATTTGGCTGAGTTGATTGGATTAGTGGAAAGTGGAAAAATTTCCAGGAACCAAGCCAAAACCGTCTTTGAACAAATGTATAAAACAAAGGAAAAAGCCTCCGTATTGGTGGAAAAATTGGGTCTTTCTCAGGTGAGTGATGAAGGGCAGCTTTTTGCTTGGGCGCAAGAAGCCATCAATGAATCCCCCAAAGCAGTGGCTGATTTTAAAAAAGGAAACCGCGCCGCAGTGGGTGCGTTGGTGGGTGCTGTAATGCGTAAGAGCAAAGGCAAAGCCAACCCTAAGAGAATGAATGAAATTTTGGTGGAACTGTTGAGTAAGTAA
- a CDS encoding OmpA family protein, with the protein MKNLLKLTFVLALAAGLTACSKNVKDDANADATLPADTTTEMVLEETTVTEAIPAQVALGVVHFALDKSTLTAEARKIVEANAKAIKAVGDNYSVVVEGNCDDRGTIAYNIALGEKRANEVKAYYVRLGIPAEKISTVSYGKEKPVCYEATQSCWAKNRRADTVLTAN; encoded by the coding sequence ATGAAGAACTTGTTGAAACTGACCTTTGTGCTCGCTTTGGCCGCCGGCTTAACCGCCTGTAGCAAAAACGTCAAAGACGATGCCAATGCCGATGCCACCTTGCCGGCTGATACCACCACTGAAATGGTGTTAGAAGAAACCACGGTGACGGAAGCTATTCCTGCCCAAGTAGCTTTGGGTGTGGTGCACTTCGCGCTGGACAAATCCACTTTGACCGCCGAAGCTCGCAAAATTGTAGAAGCCAACGCTAAAGCCATCAAAGCTGTGGGAGACAACTACAGCGTAGTGGTAGAAGGCAACTGCGATGACAGAGGCACCATTGCTTACAACATTGCTTTGGGTGAAAAAAGAGCCAACGAAGTAAAAGCTTACTACGTTCGCTTGGGTATCCCCGCCGAGAAAATCAGCACCGTTTCTTACGGTAAAGAAAAACCGGTTTGCTATGAAGCCACGCAATCCTGCTGGGCTAAAAACCGCCGCGCTGATACCGTCTTGACGGCCAACTAA
- a CDS encoding tetratricopeptide repeat protein has translation MNRNIKIFCLGGLGLLLSGCIASERDMGTLKLQLKELSETIAVMQVNQAELASKMEELNQNLSVSNENLSQLDAQIFNLSAKLDDINVAVKSGQSGAESTAEQKVLLPSDIFNEAKNHLNKQSYDLAVTGFKLYIDQYPEGENIEQAYIYMGDAYFALEQAKPAAIAYATVLQKFPESKIIPTARLKYARSIIPLGKTEEAKRYFSSVVQDFGSSPEARLAKEELAKLK, from the coding sequence ATGAACAGAAATATAAAAATCTTTTGTTTAGGCGGTTTGGGCCTTTTGTTGTCCGGCTGCATCGCCAGCGAGCGTGATATGGGTACGCTCAAATTGCAGCTGAAAGAATTAAGCGAAACGATTGCTGTTATGCAGGTTAACCAAGCAGAGCTTGCCAGCAAAATGGAAGAACTTAATCAGAATTTATCAGTGTCTAACGAGAATCTTTCCCAATTAGATGCGCAAATTTTTAATTTATCTGCCAAATTAGATGATATTAATGTTGCCGTAAAATCCGGCCAAAGCGGTGCGGAAAGTACGGCTGAGCAAAAAGTCTTGCTTCCTTCCGATATCTTTAACGAAGCCAAAAATCACTTAAACAAACAATCCTATGATTTAGCGGTGACGGGTTTTAAACTTTACATTGATCAATATCCGGAAGGAGAAAATATTGAGCAAGCCTATATTTATATGGGGGATGCTTATTTTGCTCTAGAACAAGCTAAGCCTGCGGCTATTGCGTATGCCACTGTGCTACAAAAATTTCCTGAAAGTAAAATTATTCCTACCGCGCGTTTAAAATATGCGCGCAGTATTATCCCATTAGGCAAGACGGAAGAAGCAAAACGCTATTTTAGTTCCGTCGTGCAGGACTTCGGCTCTAGTCCGGAGGCCCGTCTGGCCAAAGAAGAACTGGCTAAATTGAAATAA
- a CDS encoding PD40 domain-containing protein, which translates to MKKTVKLVLTALLGLCGAGALFAAAQTDVYIGITSSGGKKLPTIAMPAFVAPETAQNAAQKVHDVLRADILYGRYFDVSEDGPVFDSKNLKDTLKGWSQKRANYMIGGNISYEDPYYTIRLYVYDVATQSPVFAKAFKGNESSLRRLAHIASDQIIQTLTGRRGIADTKIAFANNSTKHKEIYVVDYDGQNLKKLTNDRSISLLPRWSKDGRIYYTTYRYKNPDIFAIDLKAGKIAPVIIRGGLSLIGGVSPDGKALVFTSSKGANPSIYIYNLETGEKKQITNRHSVDGSPSYSPDGKFITFVSNRAGNPQIYVMELATGQTRPLTKTFNWSDSPQWSPTGEWIVFAGRESPYHPFDIFLVDLTGTQLRRLTTDAGSNEDPTWSPDGRFIAFTSTRDGGRRKLYVMDSDGSAPHLVADLKGDSFTPHWSF; encoded by the coding sequence ATGAAAAAAACTGTTAAATTGGTGCTGACCGCCTTGTTGGGTTTGTGTGGCGCGGGTGCTTTGTTTGCGGCTGCGCAGACGGACGTTTATATTGGTATTACGTCTTCCGGAGGAAAAAAACTCCCTACGATTGCTATGCCTGCTTTTGTTGCGCCGGAAACGGCCCAAAATGCAGCCCAAAAGGTACACGATGTACTACGTGCCGATATTTTGTACGGACGTTATTTTGACGTATCTGAAGACGGGCCTGTGTTTGATTCGAAAAATTTAAAAGACACGTTGAAAGGTTGGTCCCAAAAAAGAGCCAACTATATGATTGGTGGCAATATTTCCTATGAAGATCCCTATTATACAATTCGGCTATATGTATATGATGTGGCCACGCAATCGCCTGTATTTGCCAAAGCCTTCAAAGGAAATGAATCCAGCTTGCGTCGTTTAGCGCATATCGCCTCAGACCAAATTATCCAAACTTTGACGGGTCGGCGCGGTATTGCCGATACCAAAATTGCTTTTGCCAACAACTCTACCAAACATAAAGAAATCTATGTGGTGGATTATGATGGTCAAAATTTGAAAAAATTAACCAATGACCGCAGTATTTCTTTGCTTCCGCGTTGGAGCAAAGACGGGCGTATTTATTATACGACGTATCGTTATAAAAATCCGGACATTTTTGCCATTGATTTGAAAGCCGGCAAAATCGCCCCTGTTATTATTCGCGGTGGGTTGTCTTTGATTGGTGGTGTATCTCCGGATGGAAAAGCGTTGGTTTTTACTAGTTCTAAGGGAGCCAACCCCAGCATTTATATTTATAATTTGGAAACGGGTGAGAAAAAACAAATTACCAATCGTCACTCGGTAGATGGTTCTCCGTCTTATTCTCCGGATGGTAAATTTATTACTTTTGTGTCCAATCGTGCCGGAAATCCTCAAATTTATGTGATGGAGTTGGCTACCGGGCAAACTCGTCCGTTGACTAAAACGTTCAACTGGTCCGATAGTCCGCAGTGGTCTCCTACCGGAGAGTGGATTGTATTTGCAGGTCGTGAATCGCCATACCATCCGTTCGATATTTTTCTGGTGGACTTGACGGGTACGCAACTTCGTCGTTTGACCACTGATGCCGGATCTAATGAAGACCCGACATGGTCTCCCGATGGGCGGTTTATTGCCTTTACCAGCACGCGAGACGGAGGCCGCCGCAAACTATATGTGATGGATTCTGACGGAAGTGCACCGCATTTAGTGGCCGATTTGAAGGGAGATAGTTTTACACCGCATTGGTCTTTTTAA
- a CDS encoding RDD family protein: MNQENTLATPWTEEVLPEESQQLASIPYAGFFRRAIAFLLDVLFSAIIPALICFPIMLFLGNKAALSEQMGQDPSGYSLAILSTYLAWNILGAISFWLYFALQEGGKHQATFGKRLMKIKVINEKGFSIGFAHATGRTFSKTLSYFIFTLGFLMAPFSNRKKALHDYIAQTHVVKASFQTGDPLPDTPNRLGIFFTIVAVLAFVFAIFSLTVLSKMANPTLLKSQIARSVLPVLAQDQEPLTEPIIQNEVTFFQDEAGYWALFQDEAAEAYVLHLPKPDGEVCCEIYPGENCQNISVPVCE; the protein is encoded by the coding sequence ATGAACCAAGAAAATACTTTAGCAACTCCTTGGACAGAAGAGGTCTTGCCGGAAGAAAGCCAGCAACTCGCTTCTATCCCTTATGCAGGATTTTTCCGCAGAGCCATAGCATTTCTGCTAGACGTCTTGTTCTCTGCTATTATTCCGGCTTTGATATGTTTCCCTATCATGTTATTTTTGGGCAATAAAGCCGCTCTTAGCGAACAAATGGGTCAAGATCCCAGTGGATATAGCCTTGCCATTCTTTCTACCTATTTGGCATGGAATATATTGGGTGCCATTTCCTTTTGGCTTTATTTTGCCCTTCAAGAAGGCGGCAAACATCAAGCAACCTTTGGTAAACGTTTGATGAAAATAAAAGTCATTAACGAAAAGGGGTTTTCTATCGGTTTTGCTCATGCCACCGGAAGAACGTTCTCAAAAACCTTGTCTTATTTTATTTTTACTTTGGGCTTTTTGATGGCTCCTTTTAGCAATCGAAAAAAAGCCTTACACGATTATATTGCACAAACTCATGTTGTAAAAGCCAGTTTTCAAACGGGGGACCCTCTGCCCGATACCCCCAACCGTTTGGGAATATTTTTCACCATTGTAGCGGTTTTGGCTTTCGTATTTGCAATATTTTCTTTAACGGTTCTTAGCAAAATGGCTAATCCTACTTTATTGAAAAGCCAAATTGCCCGTTCTGTTCTTCCTGTTTTGGCACAGGATCAGGAACCCTTAACAGAGCCTATTATCCAAAATGAAGTGACTTTCTTTCAAGATGAAGCGGGCTATTGGGCATTATTCCAAGATGAAGCAGCAGAAGCCTACGTTCTACATTTACCCAAACCGGACGGAGAGGTATGTTGTGAAATTTATCCCGGAGAGAATTGTCAAAATATATCCGTACCTGTTTGTGAGTAA
- a CDS encoding thymidine kinase, with protein sequence MFKKQGWIEVICGCMFSGKTEELIRRVRTALIAKQKVQLFNSRLDTRYGIGSIISHNQNKVDACCVKNSTEILPLVEKDTQVIAIDEVNFFDKGIVEVCEKLANQGKRVIVAGLDTDYRAEPFEVTAALMAKAEFVMKNHAVCTKCGNPATFTQRMTKDTKRIVVGTTDAYQARCRRCYRKPKERKAK encoded by the coding sequence ATGTTTAAAAAACAAGGCTGGATTGAAGTAATTTGCGGTTGTATGTTTTCCGGCAAAACCGAAGAACTTATTCGCCGCGTGCGTACCGCACTGATTGCAAAACAAAAGGTTCAACTGTTTAATTCCCGTTTGGATACGCGCTACGGAATTGGCAGTATTATCAGCCATAACCAAAATAAAGTGGATGCTTGCTGCGTTAAAAATTCAACCGAAATTTTACCGCTTGTAGAAAAAGACACCCAAGTAATTGCCATCGACGAAGTAAACTTTTTTGATAAAGGGATTGTGGAAGTATGCGAAAAGTTGGCCAATCAAGGCAAACGCGTCATCGTGGCCGGATTGGATACGGACTATCGAGCAGAACCCTTTGAAGTGACCGCCGCTTTGATGGCTAAAGCAGAATTTGTAATGAAAAACCATGCCGTTTGCACCAAATGCGGCAACCCTGCCACTTTTACCCAGCGCATGACCAAAGATACCAAGCGCATTGTAGTAGGAACGACCGATGCTTACCAAGCTCGTTGCCGTCGCTGCTACCGAAAACCAAAAGAGAGAAAAGCAAAATGA
- the lptC gene encoding LPS export ABC transporter periplasmic protein LptC gives MKRQSLLFLLLTFTSLCLWAEQNVLPSPQAEKGFVFFTADEATADPAAKKINLKGNVTLVQQTQEGEIRTAKGEDITFDQVNTTISSVGPMTVEGMGATVSGNNVSVNYKTKDFYAEDIQTEYPPLRVISAKEISMKDGTERLKGAVLTCCGNPEPHYTITLGNLKVSAEKRVFGTNAVFKLDGFPVLWLPVFWRSLDSQKPWTTHVDFTQSGNTGFGILTSNVFREVAGFRPKVNLDYYTKSGVGLGLELMAVESETLRGTGEVYYINDRSSSDEEYTLDGHPFQLQDTKRWGMRGGYWWEMYDSSNHFNNDKGALYQFQTQFRMVSDPYFNDSFFRGNPYIFTPDQETNFSLSRQSRRSTLRLSYTQMDIFDWQRGDFIAKERNMPQLDYTLLPFKDPLLGLTHRMEVNFNNTSHMEEEWKKQGSARWTTEKSIRLTKGLTFLPSVFYDQHVSLDDDDYNDKTAWVGRVGTDLNLQTDTPIGTLDFGYQYTKRLSTGTLKTDTSSLDRGEERNRLYLENYYRPTFNTYVRLATGFSLANHDIQNNSWQHLKHRVEPILLEAGYNSPDGKINLFAQNLYDLIEKNQAFIAQTNFIIKGQHLGIGLTNYDTTESSDYALYKNISDAYTFTTNFGLRLPNATWSLDLGTDFQIQSGSFDSFNKLIRFTKRFHDAIGELTVRDRNDNLSFAFRISVLCGKDGRKEEKQNEQEAYWYPWRSENDLRDM, from the coding sequence ATGAAAAGACAATCACTTCTTTTTCTTTTACTTACTTTCACTTCTCTCTGTCTTTGGGCAGAGCAGAATGTGCTGCCCTCACCGCAAGCGGAGAAAGGGTTTGTTTTCTTTACCGCAGATGAGGCAACAGCGGACCCTGCAGCCAAAAAAATTAATTTAAAAGGAAATGTCACACTGGTTCAGCAAACCCAAGAAGGGGAAATTCGCACCGCCAAAGGGGAAGATATTACCTTTGACCAAGTAAACACCACTATTTCCTCCGTAGGGCCCATGACAGTGGAAGGGATGGGAGCTACCGTCAGCGGAAATAATGTTTCCGTTAATTACAAAACCAAAGACTTCTACGCAGAGGATATCCAAACAGAGTACCCCCCTCTGCGCGTAATTTCTGCCAAAGAAATTTCTATGAAAGACGGTACGGAGCGTTTAAAAGGGGCCGTATTGACCTGCTGTGGTAATCCGGAGCCGCACTATACCATCACTTTGGGCAATTTGAAGGTCTCTGCGGAAAAACGAGTTTTTGGTACCAATGCCGTATTTAAATTAGACGGTTTTCCCGTATTGTGGCTCCCTGTTTTTTGGCGTTCTTTAGACAGTCAAAAACCGTGGACCACGCATGTAGATTTTACTCAAAGTGGCAATACCGGTTTTGGTATTTTAACTTCCAATGTTTTTAGAGAAGTAGCCGGTTTCCGCCCGAAAGTAAATTTAGATTATTACACCAAATCCGGCGTAGGATTAGGGTTGGAATTAATGGCCGTAGAGAGCGAAACTTTACGCGGTACGGGTGAAGTATATTATATTAATGACCGCTCCAGCTCAGACGAAGAATATACCTTAGACGGGCACCCCTTCCAACTCCAAGATACCAAACGCTGGGGTATGCGTGGCGGATATTGGTGGGAAATGTACGACAGTTCTAATCATTTCAACAATGACAAAGGGGCTTTGTATCAATTTCAGACCCAGTTCCGCATGGTATCAGACCCATATTTTAACGATTCTTTCTTCCGCGGAAATCCTTATATTTTTACTCCGGATCAGGAAACCAATTTTTCTCTTTCCCGCCAAAGCCGCCGCTCCACCTTGCGTTTAAGTTATACGCAAATGGATATTTTTGATTGGCAACGCGGTGATTTTATTGCCAAAGAGCGAAATATGCCACAGCTTGATTATACATTACTTCCATTCAAAGACCCGTTGTTAGGCTTAACGCACCGCATGGAAGTGAATTTTAATAATACGTCTCATATGGAAGAAGAGTGGAAAAAACAAGGCTCGGCACGTTGGACCACCGAAAAATCTATTCGTTTAACAAAAGGGCTTACCTTTTTGCCCAGCGTTTTTTATGATCAGCATGTTTCTTTAGATGATGATGACTATAATGATAAAACCGCTTGGGTCGGGCGTGTGGGTACGGACTTAAACTTGCAGACTGATACGCCTATCGGCACATTAGATTTTGGTTATCAGTATACTAAACGCCTCTCTACCGGCACGTTAAAAACCGATACTTCCTCTTTAGATCGCGGGGAAGAAAGAAACCGCTTGTATTTGGAAAATTATTATCGCCCTACTTTTAATACCTATGTGCGCTTAGCTACCGGTTTTAGTTTGGCCAATCACGATATCCAAAATAACTCCTGGCAACACCTTAAACACCGTGTAGAGCCTATTTTATTGGAAGCAGGATACAACTCCCCCGATGGAAAAATAAACTTGTTTGCGCAGAATTTATATGATTTAATAGAAAAGAACCAAGCATTTATCGCGCAAACCAATTTTATTATCAAAGGACAGCATTTAGGCATCGGCTTAACAAACTACGATACTACCGAAAGCAGTGACTATGCACTGTATAAAAATATTTCCGATGCTTATACCTTTACCACTAATTTTGGCTTGCGTTTACCAAATGCCACTTGGTCTTTGGATTTAGGAACGGATTTTCAAATCCAAAGTGGATCTTTTGACTCTTTTAATAAGTTGATCCGCTTTACCAAACGGTTTCATGATGCTATCGGTGAGTTAACCGTACGGGACCGCAATGACAATTTGTCTTTTGCTTTCCGCATCTCTGTATTGTGTGGTAAAGACGGACGCAAAGAAGAAAAACAAAACGAGCAAGAGGCTTACTGGTATCCGTGGCGCAGTGAAAATGACCTGCGTGACATGTAA
- a CDS encoding ROK family protein, which translates to MIGIGVDIGGTFVKLYVMSESGKIIRKEKVETNYENGAEAFLQQIAGFINQIKAEFSDHKIAVGVGAPGDVDNQAGVLRYNPNLKFKDVDDWPIADILEKLTGIRPHVANDATMAAWGVYESTLNRQANNVLVVTLGTGVGGGLIINKELYQGSNGTAGEVGHTKIANTQTGPQCGCGARGCLEAFVGTIGIRRRVMESVLQHPQSILAKMVEEEKNFKIELVSRAAERGCPLALKIWEDTGFFLGIGISNICLVLDVDTVVLTGGVSGAAKYFLPATEKVLHHQQIQTPFKKLKLMVSQDPNIGGVGAAMYAIHQELKK; encoded by the coding sequence ATGATCGGTATTGGTGTAGATATTGGCGGTACTTTTGTAAAGTTGTATGTAATGAGCGAAAGCGGAAAAATTATCCGTAAAGAGAAAGTAGAAACCAATTATGAGAATGGGGCGGAGGCCTTTTTGCAGCAGATTGCTGGATTTATTAATCAAATTAAAGCAGAATTTTCCGATCATAAAATAGCTGTAGGTGTAGGCGCTCCCGGAGATGTAGATAATCAAGCCGGTGTTTTGCGCTATAACCCCAATTTGAAATTTAAAGATGTAGATGATTGGCCAATTGCCGATATTTTAGAAAAGTTAACGGGTATCCGCCCACACGTAGCCAACGATGCCACTATGGCCGCTTGGGGAGTATATGAAAGCACTTTGAACCGCCAAGCCAATAATGTTTTGGTAGTGACATTAGGCACCGGTGTTGGTGGTGGGCTGATTATCAATAAAGAACTTTATCAAGGCTCCAACGGCACTGCCGGTGAAGTGGGCCACACCAAAATAGCCAACACGCAAACCGGCCCTCAGTGCGGTTGTGGTGCGCGTGGTTGCTTAGAAGCGTTCGTAGGCACTATTGGCATTCGCCGCAGAGTAATGGAAAGTGTTTTGCAACATCCGCAGTCCATCTTGGCAAAAATGGTGGAAGAAGAAAAAAATTTCAAAATAGAGCTTGTATCTCGCGCCGCTGAGCGAGGATGCCCCTTAGCACTAAAAATATGGGAAGATACCGGCTTTTTCTTAGGCATAGGTATTTCTAATATTTGCTTAGTGTTAGATGTAGATACTGTTGTTTTGACCGGCGGAGTATCCGGTGCAGCCAAATATTTCTTGCCGGCTACAGAAAAAGTGCTGCATCATCAGCAAATTCAAACACCGTTTAAGAAATTAAAACTGATGGTTTCTCAGGACCCTAACATCGGTGGAGTCGGTGCAGCGATGTATGCCATTCACCAAGAGTTGAAGAAATAA
- a CDS encoding tyrosine-type recombinase/integrase, with protein MKDLVQGFLLQLKNKNYSAMTIKSYGEDLQEWVDFCNLRNKTKPQDFTLGFIRSFLAALTQKEPSRNTILRKIATLRSFAGYLLAQGQIEQNPFKLLPAPKREKLLPKFLTVEESARLIDTAENKGRYALRNKALFELIYSSGLRRSEVTKLKIADVDFFNGVVKVLGKGNKERYVPVTDEALQAIKNYLACRPTPLPTDPLFLNKNGTALTGDGLAYLFKQLAIQSHIARKVSPHSLRHSFATHLLNNGCDLRSLQEMLGHKTLAATQVYTHVSLDKLKSVYQQAHPKNKELKP; from the coding sequence ATGAAGGACTTGGTGCAAGGATTTTTATTGCAATTAAAGAATAAAAATTATTCTGCCATGACTATCAAAAGTTATGGAGAAGATTTGCAGGAATGGGTTGATTTTTGCAACTTGCGCAACAAAACAAAACCGCAAGATTTTACACTCGGTTTTATTCGTTCTTTTTTAGCAGCTTTAACGCAAAAAGAACCCAGCAGAAATACAATTTTGCGCAAGATTGCCACTTTGCGCAGTTTTGCCGGTTATTTATTAGCGCAAGGGCAAATAGAGCAAAACCCGTTTAAACTTTTGCCGGCACCCAAACGGGAAAAACTTTTGCCTAAGTTTTTAACCGTTGAAGAAAGTGCCCGTTTAATAGATACCGCCGAAAATAAAGGACGCTATGCCTTGCGCAACAAAGCCCTGTTTGAGTTGATTTATTCCAGCGGACTGCGCAGAAGCGAAGTGACAAAATTAAAAATAGCGGATGTAGATTTTTTTAACGGTGTCGTAAAGGTATTGGGAAAAGGAAATAAAGAAAGATATGTTCCCGTCACGGACGAAGCCCTGCAGGCAATTAAAAATTATTTGGCTTGCAGACCCACACCTTTACCTACGGACCCTTTGTTTTTAAACAAAAATGGCACCGCTTTAACGGGAGACGGACTGGCCTATCTGTTTAAGCAATTGGCGATACAATCCCATATTGCAAGAAAAGTAAGTCCTCACAGTTTACGCCATTCATTTGCAACACATTTGCTTAATAATGGCTGTGATTTACGTAGTTTGCAAGAAATGTTGGGCCATAAGACACTGGCTGCCACGCAGGTATATACCCATGTGTCGTTGGACAAACTAAAAAGTGTGTATCAGCAAGCACACCCCAAAAATAAGGAGTTAAAACCATGA